The following proteins are encoded in a genomic region of Montipora foliosa isolate CH-2021 chromosome 10, ASM3666993v2, whole genome shotgun sequence:
- the LOC137973737 gene encoding substance-K receptor-like isoform X3: MTNDSHHQKCIAWLTVFNIEAVAIVTMNAFTIIIYLKERILRKRTTYLVISLAVADMFVTYNLIFEILFLGNDCNFWKINMYRSFEIFIVTSSLWYFFPAASVANLAAISLERMHATFRPFKHRLIKKKMFGAAVAGVWFTAALSTAIVFSIFFLDRLDITTVYHVQASYYLFLFCCLFIMVVSYTSIAAKFYCGTHPQHHGAIRRERKLTKTLFIVTIVSLILMMPFTILGFLFHVTSGEMVETISHETWPHLFYSLGCLFYANSIINPLLYALKMPEFKRALFLLLRCRSRSESVEVFPLNDI; this comes from the coding sequence ATGACCAATGATTCTCATCACCAAAAGTGCATCGCCTGGCTGACAGTATttaacatcgaagctgttgcTATTGTGACCATGAATGCTtttacaatcattatttacctgaaagagCGAATACTTCGCAAGCGTACCACgtacctggtgatcagcctggcggttgcagacatgtttgttaCATACAACTTGATCTTTGAGATTTTGTTCCTGGGTAACGATTGTAACTTTTGGAAGATTAACATGTACAGGAGCTTTGAGATCTTCATAGTTACTTCAAGTTTGTGGTATTTCTTTCCAGCAGCCTCTGTAGCAAaccttgctgctatttctttggagcggatgcacgcaacttttcgtccattcaagcatcgcctcatcaaaaagaagatgtttggagcagctgttgcgggtgtttggtttacagctgccctATCTACAGCTATcgttttttcaatatttttcctGGACCGCTTAGATATCACTACTGTCTATCACGTGCAAGCATCATACTACTTGTTCctattttgttgcctttttatcatggttgtttcttacacgtccatcgctgctaaattttactgtggaacgcatcctcagcatcatggtgcaatcagaagagaaagaaaactgaccaagacattgttcattgtaacaattgtatcgttaatactaatgatgccatttacaattttagggtttctttttcatgttaCTTCAGGCGAAATGGTTGAAACCATTTCTCATGAAACATGGCCGCATTTATTCTATTCCTTAGGttgcttattttacgcaaactctattataaatccattgttatacgcattaaaaatgccagagttcaaaagagctctgtttttattattgcgttgtagatctcgctcggagTCAGTTGAGGTTTTTCCTCTTAATGACATTTAA
- the LOC137973737 gene encoding substance-K receptor-like isoform X2 yields MSKMTNDSHHQKCIAWLTVFNIEAVAIVTMNAFTIIIYLKERILRKRTTYLVISLAVADMFVTYNLIFEILFLGNDCNFWKINMYRSFEIFIVTSSLWYFFPAASVANLAAISLERMHATFRPFKHRLIKKKMFGAAVAGVWFTAALSTAIVFSIFFLDRLDITTVYHVQASYYLFLFCCLFIMVVSYTSIAAKFYCGTHPQHHGAIRRERKLTKTLFIVTIVSLILMMPFTILGFLFHVTSGEMVETISHETWPHLFYSLGCLFYANSIINPLLYALKMPEFKRALFLLLRCRSRSESVEVFPLNDI; encoded by the exons atgtccaag ATGACCAATGATTCTCATCACCAAAAGTGCATCGCCTGGCTGACAGTATttaacatcgaagctgttgcTATTGTGACCATGAATGCTtttacaatcattatttacctgaaagagCGAATACTTCGCAAGCGTACCACgtacctggtgatcagcctggcggttgcagacatgtttgttaCATACAACTTGATCTTTGAGATTTTGTTCCTGGGTAACGATTGTAACTTTTGGAAGATTAACATGTACAGGAGCTTTGAGATCTTCATAGTTACTTCAAGTTTGTGGTATTTCTTTCCAGCAGCCTCTGTAGCAAaccttgctgctatttctttggagcggatgcacgcaacttttcgtccattcaagcatcgcctcatcaaaaagaagatgtttggagcagctgttgcgggtgtttggtttacagctgccctATCTACAGCTATcgttttttcaatatttttcctGGACCGCTTAGATATCACTACTGTCTATCACGTGCAAGCATCATACTACTTGTTCctattttgttgcctttttatcatggttgtttcttacacgtccatcgctgctaaattttactgtggaacgcatcctcagcatcatggtgcaatcagaagagaaagaaaactgaccaagacattgttcattgtaacaattgtatcgttaatactaatgatgccatttacaattttagggtttctttttcatgttaCTTCAGGCGAAATGGTTGAAACCATTTCTCATGAAACATGGCCGCATTTATTCTATTCCTTAGGttgcttattttacgcaaactctattataaatccattgttatacgcattaaaaatgccagagttcaaaagagctctgtttttattattgcgttgtagatctcgctcggagTCAGTTGAGGTTTTTCCTCTTAATGACATTTAA
- the LOC137973737 gene encoding substance-K receptor-like isoform X1, protein MTNCPRRNLKEMTNDSHHQKCIAWLTVFNIEAVAIVTMNAFTIIIYLKERILRKRTTYLVISLAVADMFVTYNLIFEILFLGNDCNFWKINMYRSFEIFIVTSSLWYFFPAASVANLAAISLERMHATFRPFKHRLIKKKMFGAAVAGVWFTAALSTAIVFSIFFLDRLDITTVYHVQASYYLFLFCCLFIMVVSYTSIAAKFYCGTHPQHHGAIRRERKLTKTLFIVTIVSLILMMPFTILGFLFHVTSGEMVETISHETWPHLFYSLGCLFYANSIINPLLYALKMPEFKRALFLLLRCRSRSESVEVFPLNDI, encoded by the coding sequence ATGACCAATGATTCTCATCACCAAAAGTGCATCGCCTGGCTGACAGTATttaacatcgaagctgttgcTATTGTGACCATGAATGCTtttacaatcattatttacctgaaagagCGAATACTTCGCAAGCGTACCACgtacctggtgatcagcctggcggttgcagacatgtttgttaCATACAACTTGATCTTTGAGATTTTGTTCCTGGGTAACGATTGTAACTTTTGGAAGATTAACATGTACAGGAGCTTTGAGATCTTCATAGTTACTTCAAGTTTGTGGTATTTCTTTCCAGCAGCCTCTGTAGCAAaccttgctgctatttctttggagcggatgcacgcaacttttcgtccattcaagcatcgcctcatcaaaaagaagatgtttggagcagctgttgcgggtgtttggtttacagctgccctATCTACAGCTATcgttttttcaatatttttcctGGACCGCTTAGATATCACTACTGTCTATCACGTGCAAGCATCATACTACTTGTTCctattttgttgcctttttatcatggttgtttcttacacgtccatcgctgctaaattttactgtggaacgcatcctcagcatcatggtgcaatcagaagagaaagaaaactgaccaagacattgttcattgtaacaattgtatcgttaatactaatgatgccatttacaattttagggtttctttttcatgttaCTTCAGGCGAAATGGTTGAAACCATTTCTCATGAAACATGGCCGCATTTATTCTATTCCTTAGGttgcttattttacgcaaactctattataaatccattgttatacgcattaaaaatgccagagttcaaaagagctctgtttttattattgcgttgtagatctcgctcggagTCAGTTGAGGTTTTTCCTCTTAATGACATTTAA